The following are encoded together in the Helicobacteraceae bacterium genome:
- a CDS encoding glycosyltransferase family 2 protein — MGKIAVIIPCYNEARTIEKVVKDFKTALPTAEIFVYDNNSTDDTAEIALKAGAIVRRERRQGKGAVVRSQFLQIDADCYILVDGDDTYPADRATEMSEIVLEKRIDMVIGDRLSSTYAAENKRPFHGFGNWLVCSLINALFVKNGEPISDVMTGYRAFSRLFVKSFPALSQGFEIETAMTIHALDKRLSIHSIAIDYRDRPVGSASKLNTFKDGARVLITIFNALRRYRPLQFFGFTALLLIVSAAALFAPVFFEYIRTGVVPRFPTLITSGFLALCGVISFFCGLILDAISQNGKEQFELYFRKIYSPPPPPPLNDKNIARIYDRLPFLRDLCSFQPCLFLSNLRFQRSVISR; from the coding sequence ATGGGCAAAATCGCGGTTATTATCCCATGCTATAACGAAGCGCGGACGATAGAAAAGGTCGTTAAAGATTTCAAAACGGCGTTGCCGACGGCGGAGATATTTGTATATGACAATAATTCGACGGACGATACCGCCGAAATAGCGCTTAAAGCCGGAGCGATAGTCCGCCGCGAAAGACGACAAGGTAAGGGCGCCGTTGTTCGTTCTCAATTTTTACAAATCGACGCGGATTGTTATATTTTGGTCGACGGAGACGATACTTATCCTGCCGATCGCGCTACGGAGATGTCAGAAATTGTGTTAGAAAAAAGGATAGATATGGTTATAGGCGATCGGTTAAGCTCCACTTATGCCGCCGAAAACAAACGCCCGTTTCACGGCTTTGGCAATTGGCTGGTTTGTTCTCTTATAAACGCGCTTTTTGTCAAAAATGGCGAACCGATTAGCGATGTTATGACGGGATACCGCGCGTTTAGTCGTTTATTTGTTAAATCCTTTCCCGCGTTGAGCCAAGGGTTTGAGATTGAAACGGCTATGACTATACACGCGTTAGACAAACGGCTATCGATTCATTCGATAGCGATCGATTACCGGGATCGTCCCGTCGGAAGCGCAAGCAAGCTAAACACCTTCAAAGACGGAGCGCGGGTTCTTATAACTATATTTAACGCCTTGCGTCGTTATCGCCCGTTACAGTTTTTCGGATTTACGGCTTTATTGCTTATCGTTTCCGCCGCGGCGTTATTCGCGCCTGTTTTCTTTGAATATATCCGCACGGGCGTCGTTCCTCGTTTTCCGACTTTAATTACGAGCGGATTTCTTGCTTTGTGCGGAGTTATCTCGTTCTTTTGCGGGTTAATTTTAGACGCGATATCGCAAAACGGCAAAGAACAATTTGAATTATATTTCCGCAAAATTTATTCCCCCCCCCCCCCCCCCCCGCTAAATGACAAAAATATCGCGAGAATATACGATCGTCTGCCTTTTTTGCGCGATCTATGCTCTTTTCAGCCTTGTTTATTTCTATCTAATTTACGATTTCAACGCTCAGTTATCTCCAGATAG
- the pgeF gene encoding peptidoglycan editing factor PgeF, whose protein sequence is MLRLTLFNDQSSVTCFVTRRSGGVSLPPYDTLNLGANVGDDPKAVARNRAIVAKISGAKDVVYMNQIHSDRVIAISQAPQTPPECDATISNAPNIALAVLSADCVPILLFDPKRKAIGAAHAGRRGTASAIAIKTIEAMQKIYGSDPSDILAAIAPAICGKCYKIDGEIASEWRKLPSYLQPALRGDRLDLPLANRLQLLTIGVLERNIETIDICAFEDQTLFSYRRANPTGRFASVIALNSRGDLAKRDRLLNEAG, encoded by the coding sequence ATGTTGCGACTTACGCTTTTTAACGATCAGTCCTCCGTAACCTGCTTTGTTACTCGAAGGAGCGGCGGGGTTAGCCTTCCGCCTTACGATACTCTTAATTTGGGCGCGAACGTCGGCGACGATCCAAAAGCCGTCGCGCGAAACCGCGCTATTGTAGCCAAAATATCGGGCGCGAAAGACGTCGTTTATATGAATCAAATTCATAGCGATCGCGTAATCGCGATTAGCCAAGCGCCGCAGACGCCGCCCGAATGCGACGCGACGATCTCAAACGCGCCGAATATCGCGCTCGCCGTTTTAAGCGCCGATTGCGTTCCGATTCTGCTTTTTGATCCCAAACGCAAGGCGATCGGCGCGGCGCACGCGGGACGGCGCGGGACGGCTTCGGCGATCGCGATTAAAACGATCGAGGCTATGCAAAAAATCTACGGAAGCGATCCAAGCGATATATTAGCCGCGATAGCGCCCGCTATTTGCGGAAAATGCTACAAAATCGACGGCGAGATCGCGAGCGAGTGGCGCAAACTGCCAAGCTACCTTCAGCCCGCGCTGCGCGGGGATCGTTTGGATTTGCCGCTCGCCAATCGCCTGCAACTGCTAACGATCGGCGTTTTGGAGCGTAATATCGAAACGATCGATATATGCGCGTTTGAAGATCAAACGCTGTTTTCTTACCGCCGCGCCAATCCTACGGGGCGGTTTGCCTCCGTTATCGCGCTAAACTCGCGCGGCGACCTAGCAAAACGCGATCGCTTATTAAACGAAGCGGGTTAA
- the hisH gene encoding imidazole glycerol phosphate synthase subunit HisH: MIGIADYKMGNLASLLNSLKKIGKEAKIVREPDELSACDRAILPGVGAFGDAADHLKESAMDEAIKTFVAKGKPLLGVCLGLQLLFESSEESPKAIGLGLLKGTVKRFDPTKAAHAIKIPHMGWNKLNIARSSPLFEGVSDGDRLYFVHSYHAVCDESIAIGRAFYGYEFVCAVQSANIYAIQPHPEKSSDVGLRILKNFAEL; this comes from the coding sequence GTGATTGGAATCGCGGACTATAAAATGGGTAATTTAGCGAGCCTGCTAAACTCGCTAAAAAAGATCGGCAAAGAGGCGAAAATCGTTCGCGAGCCGGACGAGTTAAGCGCGTGCGATCGCGCTATTTTGCCCGGCGTGGGCGCGTTTGGCGACGCGGCGGATCATCTGAAAGAGAGCGCGATGGACGAAGCGATCAAAACGTTTGTCGCCAAAGGCAAGCCGCTGCTAGGCGTTTGCTTAGGCTTGCAGCTACTTTTTGAAAGCAGCGAGGAATCGCCAAAGGCAATCGGGTTGGGTCTGCTAAAGGGGACGGTCAAACGCTTCGATCCGACAAAAGCGGCGCACGCGATCAAAATCCCGCATATGGGGTGGAACAAGCTAAATATCGCGCGATCTTCGCCGCTTTTCGAGGGCGTATCCGACGGCGATCGGCTCTATTTCGTTCATAGCTATCACGCGGTTTGCGACGAAAGTATCGCGATCGGCAGAGCCTTTTACGGCTACGAATTTGTCTGCGCGGTTCAAAGCGCCAACATATACGCTATCCAGCCGCACCCCGAAAAAAGTAGCGACGTAGGTCTGCGCATACTAAAAAATTTCGCCGAGCTTTAA
- the rpmE gene encoding 50S ribosomal protein L31 has product MKKELHPQLIECTVSCACGNTFTIQSTKETIRLDICDKCHPFYTGSEKAVDVTGRVEKFNKKYGLA; this is encoded by the coding sequence ATGAAAAAAGAGCTTCACCCGCAACTTATCGAATGCACGGTCAGTTGCGCCTGTGGCAATACATTTACGATTCAATCGACTAAAGAGACTATTCGCTTGGACATTTGCGACAAATGCCACCCCTTCTACACGGGAAGCGAAAAGGCGGTTGACGTAACGGGTCGCGTCGAGAAGTTTAACAAGAAATACGGCTTGGCGTAA
- the rsmI gene encoding 16S rRNA (cytidine(1402)-2'-O)-methyltransferase: MLSLVPTPIGNLDDLGFRAAERLTKAEIFFCEDTRVTKKLLRLLGDRRGVRFRPDARFISLHSHNEKSVLESVDRALFDRACVYVSDAGMPCVSDPGALLIDYAIKNKIEYEVLPGANAALTAFAASGSASGEKYIFYGFLPHKAEARRSELTALLRYPFAIALYESPRRIAAFAALIAELAPDRRIAAFKEMTKLHEKRYIGAAIGFAKALETMSAKGEWTIILAPNKTPLSARNEALIDEVKNLKAPIKPLSKILAKLSGETSGAWYERLRQNANA; the protein is encoded by the coding sequence TTGCTAAGTCTTGTTCCGACGCCGATTGGCAACCTAGACGATCTCGGTTTTCGCGCCGCCGAAAGGCTGACGAAAGCCGAGATTTTTTTTTGCGAGGATACTCGCGTAACCAAAAAACTACTACGATTGCTGGGCGATCGGCGCGGCGTTCGGTTTCGTCCCGACGCGCGCTTTATTTCGCTCCACAGCCACAATGAAAAATCCGTCCTAGAGAGCGTCGATCGCGCCCTGTTTGATCGAGCGTGCGTCTATGTCAGCGACGCGGGTATGCCGTGCGTAAGCGATCCGGGCGCGCTTTTGATCGATTACGCGATCAAGAACAAGATCGAATACGAGGTTCTGCCGGGCGCCAACGCGGCGCTAACCGCTTTTGCCGCGAGCGGATCGGCAAGCGGCGAAAAATATATATTTTACGGGTTTTTGCCGCATAAAGCCGAGGCGAGGCGATCGGAATTGACGGCTCTGCTACGTTATCCGTTCGCGATCGCGCTGTATGAGTCCCCGCGCAGGATCGCCGCCTTCGCCGCGCTGATCGCAGAGCTTGCGCCCGATCGGAGGATCGCCGCCTTCAAAGAGATGACCAAATTGCATGAAAAGCGCTATATCGGCGCGGCGATCGGGTTTGCAAAGGCGCTTGAAACTATGAGCGCTAAAGGCGAATGGACGATTATACTAGCGCCAAACAAAACGCCGTTAAGCGCGCGAAACGAGGCGCTGATCGACGAGGTAAAAAACCTAAAAGCCCCGATCAAGCCGCTGTCTAAAATCCTAGCGAAACTTAGCGGCGAAACGTCGGGCGCGTGGTATGAAAGGCTGCGTCAAAATGCGAACGCCTAA